The following are from one region of the Mycolicibacterium helvum genome:
- a CDS encoding THUMP-like domain-containing protein, with the protein MVLQRHDHRGQTVLTFGRDDVSYLTSDSGAAALAEVARYPLTDASLLADVTAIRNRYTDRATALIETTLLRRKAVIKLGELGDVSGWLFTDDALQQATAAPVARHRAARLAGAVVHDATCSIGTELAALRSTAAMLVGSDIDEVRLAMAHHNVPDVALCRADALRPVSRDAVVLLDPARRSGGRRRFDPRDYVPPLDGLLDAYRGRATVVKCAPGIDFDAVRQLGFDGEIEVTSAGGSVREACLWSAQLAEPGVRRRACVLDRDEVVTDADPDDCPAGPAGRWIVDPDGAVVRAGLVRHYAARHGLWQLDPDIAYLSGDHVPAGVRGFEVLDELPLRDKVLRRALSQHDCGQLEILVRGVDVDPDALRRRLRPAGHTSISLVITRIGSGAGERTSVFLCRPAAAVR; encoded by the coding sequence CTGGTACTACAACGTCATGATCACCGGGGTCAAACCGTCCTGACCTTCGGGCGCGACGATGTCAGCTACCTCACCAGCGACTCCGGTGCGGCGGCGCTGGCCGAGGTGGCCCGCTATCCGCTGACCGACGCCAGCCTGTTGGCCGACGTCACCGCCATCCGCAACCGGTACACCGACCGCGCCACCGCCCTGATCGAGACCACCCTGCTGCGCCGCAAGGCCGTCATCAAACTCGGCGAGCTGGGTGACGTGTCGGGGTGGCTGTTCACCGACGACGCCTTGCAGCAGGCCACCGCGGCGCCGGTGGCCCGGCACCGGGCCGCCCGGCTGGCCGGCGCGGTGGTGCACGACGCGACCTGCTCAATCGGCACCGAGCTGGCCGCCCTGCGGTCGACCGCGGCCATGCTCGTCGGCAGCGATATCGACGAGGTGCGCCTGGCGATGGCCCACCACAACGTTCCGGATGTGGCGCTGTGCCGTGCCGATGCGCTGCGCCCGGTGAGCCGCGACGCCGTGGTGCTACTCGATCCGGCCCGCCGATCCGGTGGGCGGCGCCGCTTCGACCCGCGCGACTACGTACCACCGCTGGACGGGCTGCTCGACGCTTATCGCGGCCGGGCGACCGTGGTGAAATGCGCGCCCGGAATCGATTTCGACGCCGTCCGCCAACTGGGCTTCGACGGCGAGATCGAGGTGACCTCGGCCGGCGGTTCGGTGCGGGAGGCCTGCTTGTGGTCGGCGCAGCTGGCCGAACCGGGAGTGCGGCGCCGGGCATGTGTGCTGGACCGCGACGAGGTCGTCACCGACGCCGACCCCGACGACTGCCCGGCCGGCCCCGCCGGACGGTGGATTGTGGATCCCGACGGCGCGGTCGTGCGCGCCGGGCTGGTCCGGCACTATGCCGCCCGGCATGGGCTGTGGCAGCTCGACCCCGATATCGCCTATCTCAGTGGCGATCACGTGCCCGCCGGAGTCCGCGGATTCGAGGTGCTCGACGAACTCCCGCTGCGGGACAAGGTGTTGCGGCGGGCGCTGTCGCAGCACGATTGCGGGCAGCTGGAGATCCTGGTGCGCGGAGTCGACGTGGACCCCGATGCGTTGCGGCGCCGGCTGCGCCCGGCGGGGCACACGTCGATATCGCTGGTGATTACCCGGATCGGCTCGGGCGCAGGCGAACGCACTTCTGTGTTCCTGTGCCGACCCGCTGCCGCAGTGCGTTAG
- a CDS encoding esterase codes for MRILTLSALLAAGVLLGEHSIAVSGAQTDCAAFGGVVEADNVCHVHSSAASYTMDLRFPTNYVDEQAVIDYVTQSRDGFTNVAEMPAVRNMPYEMDVTSQSFTSGPPAGGTQSVVLRLFQDIGGAHPTTWYKAFNYDVAHKKPVTFDTLFAPDAKAVNAIFPIVQRDLERQTGLTGVIATSDGLDPSHYQNFAVTDDAVLFFFSQGELLPSDAGATTATVPRAALPPLQLGG; via the coding sequence ATGCGCATTCTCACCCTGAGCGCACTGCTGGCCGCGGGCGTTCTCCTGGGCGAGCACAGCATCGCGGTATCCGGTGCGCAGACCGACTGCGCGGCGTTCGGCGGAGTCGTAGAGGCCGACAACGTCTGCCATGTGCACAGCAGTGCAGCCAGCTACACGATGGATCTGCGGTTCCCCACCAACTACGTTGACGAGCAAGCCGTCATCGATTACGTGACGCAGAGCCGCGACGGATTCACCAACGTCGCGGAAATGCCCGCAGTGCGCAACATGCCCTACGAGATGGATGTCACCTCACAGTCATTCACCTCAGGTCCGCCCGCCGGCGGCACCCAGAGTGTGGTGCTCAGGCTGTTCCAGGACATCGGTGGCGCGCACCCGACGACCTGGTACAAGGCGTTCAACTACGATGTGGCGCATAAGAAACCGGTCACCTTTGACACCCTGTTCGCGCCGGATGCCAAGGCCGTCAACGCGATATTCCCCATCGTGCAACGCGATCTGGAGCGGCAGACCGGTCTGACCGGCGTCATCGCCACCAGCGACGGGCTGGATCCGTCGCACTACCAGAACTTCGCGGTCACCGACGACGCGGTGCTCTTCTTCTTCAGCCAGGGGGAGTTGCTGCCGTCGGACGCCGGGGCCACAACGGCGACGGTGCCGCGGGCGGCGCTGCCGCCGCTGCAACTCGGCGGCTAG